A single Candoia aspera isolate rCanAsp1 chromosome 9, rCanAsp1.hap2, whole genome shotgun sequence DNA region contains:
- the LOC134502725 gene encoding nicotinamide N-methyltransferase-like, producing the protein MEPTFTGKECYDKYFVPKDYLESYYTLRPGNDANNASLRFYLKNLHRLFTSDGIKGDTLIDIGSGPSIHHFLSACESFREIIATDYADQNREEMQRWLKKEPGAFDWSPVVKYVCELEGDREKWPEKEEKVRRAVRQVLKCDVTQPNPLAPLVLPPADCLLSTFCLEVACKDIPTYQAAFRNISSLVKPGGHVFFYSALEEHYYMVGQHQFPVLYLDKKVVEEAARQAGFVIKRFEEIRIDFPLSITDGKGRFLLFAQKCSL; encoded by the exons ATGGAGCCAACTTTCACGGGAAAAGAATGCTACGATAAGTATTTTGTTCCAAAAGATTATTTGGAATCATATTATACCTTAAGGCCTGGGAATGATGCAAACAATGCCTCTTTACGATTTTATCTGAAAAATCTCCACAGGCTTTTCACTTCAG ATGGCATCAAGGGAGACACCCTGATTGACATCGGCAGTGGCCCAAGCATCCACCATTTCCTGTCCGCCTGTGAATCCTTCCGAGAGATCATAGCCACCGACTACGCTGACCAGAACCGGGAGGAGATGCAGCGATGGCTGAAGAAGGAACCGGGGGCTTTCGACTGGAGTCCGGTGGTGAAATACGTCTGTGAGCTGGAGGGAGACAG GGAAAAGTGgccagagaaggaagagaaggtgcGAAGAGCTGTCAGGCAGGTCCTGAAATGCGATGTGACCCAACCCAACCCTTTGGCTCCGCTCGTTCTTCCTCCTGCGGATTGTTTGCTCTCCACTTTCTGCTTGGAAGTGGCTTGCAAAGACATCCCCACCTACCAGGCGGCCTTCAGGAACATCAGTTCCCTGGTGAAACCAGGGGGGCACGTTTTCTTCTATTCAGCCCTTGAAGAGCACTATTACATGGTTGGCCAACACCAGTTTCCTGTCCTCTACCTGGATAAGAAGGTGGTGGAAGAGGCAGCAAGACAGGCTGGCTTTGTCATTAAACGGTTTGAAGAAATCAGGATTGACTTCCCCTTGTCCATAACTGATGGGAAGGGACGGTTCCTGCTTTTTGCCCAGAAATGTAGCCTGTGA